A part of Candidatus Moraniibacteriota bacterium genomic DNA contains:
- a CDS encoding signal peptidase I, translating to MKFLESLASIVLNTTLFALVGVGILVVGSLLPIFGAHRVFVVQSGSMEPAILTGSVILIHPKPAYRIGDIVTWQPIGGGTPITHRIVKETVDLGEAHYQTKGDANESEDSVIAESQVLGKVVFHVPYLGYPVSFAKRPVGFVLLILLPSLLIVFDEILNLRREFAAYIYRKREKKLTPVLQSPSTSPHAKSTSEPIVQVAPVSSSKARRII from the coding sequence ATGAAATTTCTCGAGTCTCTCGCTTCTATTGTGCTCAATACGACGCTCTTTGCCTTGGTCGGTGTGGGGATATTGGTGGTTGGTTCGCTTCTGCCGATATTTGGGGCGCATCGGGTATTTGTTGTGCAGTCCGGCTCGATGGAACCGGCGATTCTTACAGGGAGTGTTATCTTGATTCATCCGAAGCCGGCCTACCGCATCGGTGATATTGTGACGTGGCAGCCAATTGGTGGAGGGACGCCGATTACGCATCGTATTGTCAAGGAGACTGTTGATTTGGGGGAGGCTCATTATCAGACCAAGGGTGATGCCAATGAATCTGAGGATTCAGTGATTGCAGAGTCTCAGGTGCTTGGAAAAGTTGTTTTTCATGTGCCGTATCTCGGCTACCCGGTTTCATTTGCGAAGCGTCCAGTTGGATTTGTGCTTCTCATTCTCCTGCCCTCGCTTCTTATTGTCTTCGATGAGATTCTCAATTTGCGACGAGAGTTCGCGGCGTATATCTATCGGAAGCGTGAAAAGAAATTGACTCCCGTATTGCAGTCTCCCTCGACATCTCCTCATGCAAAATCAACTTCAGAGCCAATTGTTCAAGTTGCTCCAGTATCTTCCAGCAAAGCTCGTCGCATTATCTAA